One genomic segment of Ricinus communis isolate WT05 ecotype wild-type chromosome 5, ASM1957865v1, whole genome shotgun sequence includes these proteins:
- the LOC8271787 gene encoding TLC domain-containing protein At5g14285, whose product METLIPNLPLFFSFFLLIYLSAQFIVFRSWSPKFRPEASSCLISLFHGTPAVFFAAYAIFTDASHSFSSPNTRTQNAVLDYSIAYFLMDLVHYIVFFPSDLLFIGHHLATLFVFITCRYVVSHGAFAILSLLILAEVTSACQNAWTLARARREDVKFAAKLYDSLSPPFYAFYCLVRGFLGPYFVYKMGRFYVSGVAENVIPKWVWVSWMIVVMMAISVSLLWISNLWVELYREKKGRFGKKLT is encoded by the coding sequence ATGGAAACCCTAATTCCAAATCTCCCCctttttttctccttcttccTTCTCATTTACCTCTCTGCTCAGTTCATCGTCTTCCGTAGCTGGAGTCCCAAATTCCGTCCCGAAGCCTCCAGTTGCTTAATCTCTCTCTTTCACGGCACCCCCGCCGTCTTTTTCGCTGCCTACGCTATTTTCACCGATGCAAGCCACAGTTTCTCCTCTCCGAATACGAGAACCCAAAACGCCGTTCTTGATTACAGCAttgcttattttttaatggatCTCGTTCACTACATAGTCTTTTTCCCTAGCGACCTTCTTTTTATCGGTCACCATTTAGCGACGCTTTTCGTTTTCATCACTTGCCGTTACGTTGTTTCTCACGGCGCGTTCGCTATACTCTCTTTGCTCATTCTTGCTGAAGTGACAAGCGCGTGCCAAAACGCCTGGACACTCGCGCGTGCTAGAAGGGAGGATGTGAAATTCGCTGCTAAACTGTACGACTCACTGTCGCCGCCTTTTTATGCGTTTTATTGTTTAGTGAGAGGGTTTTTGGGTCCgtattttgtttataaaatGGGAAGGTTTTATGTAAGTGGAGTTGCTGAAAATGTTATACCTAAATGGGTTTGGGTTTCTTGGATGATTGTTGTGATGATGGCTATTTCTGTTAGTTTATTGTGGATTAGTAATTTGTGGGTTGAGTTGTATAGGGAGAAGAAGGGTAGATTTGGAAAGAAATTGACATAA
- the LOC8271788 gene encoding lysine histidine transporter 1 has translation MGTQVENPDVSRIDEKQKAIDDWLPITSSRNAKWWYAAFHNVTAMVGAGVLSLPYAMSNLGWGPGIVILILSWVITLYTLWQMVEMHEMVPGKRFDRYHELGQHAFGEKLGLYIVVPQQLICEVGVDIVYMVTGGKSLQKVHDIVCKNCKHIKTTYFIMIFASVHFVLAHLPNFNSISGVSLAAAVMSLSYSTIAWGASIHKGRQPDIDYDYRASTTSGTVFDFFTALGDVAFAYAGHNVVLEIQATIPSTLEKPSKGPMWKGVIIAYTVVALCYFPVALVGYYMFGNKVEDNILISLDKPAWLIVVANMFVVVHVIGSYQLYAMPVFDMLETLLVKKLNFKPTATLRFVTRNIYVAFTMFVAICFPFFGGLLGFFGGFAFAPTTYFLPCIMWLAIYKPKKFSLSWLTNWICIILGLLLMILSPIGGLRSIILKAKDYKFFS, from the exons ATGGGTACTCAAGTTGAAAATCCTGACGTCTCCAGA ATAGATGAAAAGCAGAAGGCTATTGATGATTGGCTACCAATCACATCTTCAAGAAATGCGAAATGGTGGTACGCTGCTTTCCACAATGTTACCGCCATGGTTGGAGCTGGCGTTCTCAGCCTTCCATATGCAATGTCAAATCTTGGATG GGGTCCTGGCATCGTAATCCTGATCCTGTCATGGGTCATAACTTTATACACTCTATGGCAAATGGTTGAGATGCATGAGATGGTTCCTGGGAAACGTTTTGATCGATATCATGAGCTTGGTCAGCATGCCTTTGGTGAAAAACTTGGTCTTTACATAGTAGTACCTCAACAACTTATTTGTGAAGTAGGCGTAGATATAGTCTACATGGTTACTGGAGGAAAATCTCTGCAGAAGGTCCATGATATAGTTTGCAAAAACTGCAAACATATAAAAACAACATACTTTATCATGATTTTCGCCTCTGTTCATTTTGTACTTGCTCACCTCCCTAATTTCAACTCCATCTCCGGTGTATCTTTGGCTGCAGCAGTAATGTCTTTGAG TTACTCTACCATAGCATGGGGAGCTTCTATTCATAAGGGTCGTCAGCCAGATATAGATTATGACTATAGAGCTTCAACAACTTCAGGAACAGTTTTCGACTTCTTTACTGCCTTAGGTGATGTAGCTTTTGCCTATGCTGGACACAATGTTGTGTTGGAAATTCAAGCAACAATCCCTTCTACACTGGAGAAACCATCCAAGGGACCAATGTGGAAAGGTGTAATTATTGCATATACAGTTGTAGCATTGTGCTACTTTCCAGTGGCTCTTGTTGGATACTACATGTTTGGCAACAAAGTTGAAGACAACATTCTTATTTCATTGGACAAACCAGCATGGCTTATTGTCGTGGCTAACATGTTCGTAGTCGTCCATGTTATCGGAAGCTATCAG TTATATGCAATGCCTGTTTTCGACATGTTAGAAACTCTGCTAGTAAAGAAGTTGAATTTCAAGCCTACTGCAACCCTTCGATTTGTCACGCGCAATATATATGTTG CATTCACAATGTTTGTTGCCATATGCTTTCCTTTCTTTGGCGGCCTTCTTGGATTCTTTGGAGGATTTGCTTTCGCCCCAACAACCTACTTT CTGCCTTGCATCATGTGGCTTGCCATCTATAAACCGAAGAAGTTCAGTTTGTCATGGTTAACCAACTGG ATTTGCATTATACTTGGCCTtttgttaatgattttatCGCCTATTGGAGGGTTAAGGAGCATCATACTCAAAGCCAAGGACTACAAATTCTTTTCCTGA
- the LOC8271789 gene encoding lysine histidine transporter 1, with product MGTQADQDYAHKHLDQETLARQKAIDDWLPITSSRNAKWWYSAFHNVTAMVGAGVLSLPYAMSELGWGPGVVVLVISWVITLYTLWQMVEMHEMVPGKRFDRYHELGQHAFGEKLGLYIVVPQQLIVEVGVCIVYMVTGGKSLKKFHDLVCSTCKPIKQTYFIMIFASVHFVLSHLPNLNSISGVSLAAAVMSLSYSTIAWTASVHKGVQPDVQYGYKAKSAAGTVFNFFSALGEVAFAYAGHNVVLEIQATIPSTPEKPSKGPMWRGVVVAYIVVALCYFPVALIGYWMYGNSVEDNILISLQKPVWLIAMANLFVVVHVIGSYQIYAMPVFDMMETVLVKKLNFKPSMMLRFVVRNIYVAFTMFVGITFPFFGGLLGFFGGFAFAPTTYFLPCIMWLVIYKPRKYSLSWWTNWICIVIGVLLMIVSPIGALRQIILDAKDYEFYS from the exons ATGGGTACTCAGGCTGATCAAGATTATGCCCATAAACACCTT GATCAAGAAACCCTAGCAAGGCAAAAGGCAATTGATGACTGGCTTCCTATCACTTCCTCGAGGAATGCAAAATGGTGGTACTCAGCTTTCCACAATGTCACTGCCATGGTCGGAGCTGGTGTTCTCAGTCTGCCTTATGCTATGTCTGAGCTTGGATG GGGTCCCGGTGTTGTTGTGTTGGTTATTTCATGGGTTATCACGTTATACACTCTATGGCAAATGGTAGAGATGCATGAAATGGTACCAGGAAAAAGATTTGATAGGTACCATGAGCTTGGACAACATGCCTTTGGTGAAAAGCTGGGTCTCTACATTGTGGTGCCTCAACAACTTATTGTTGAAGTTGGTGTATGTATTGTCTATATGGTTACCGGAGGCAAATCATTGAAGAAGTTCCATGATCTTGTATGCAGTACTTGCAAGCCAATCAAGCAAACTTACTTCATTATGATCTTTGCCTCTGTTCACTTCGTGCTCTCCCACCTTCCCAACCTCAATTCCATTTCTGGTGTCTCTTTGGCAGCTGCAGTCATGTCTTTGAG TTACTCTACCATTGCTTGGACAGCTTCTGTCCATAAGGGTGTCCAGCCAGATGTGCAATACGGCTACAAAGCTAAAAGCGCTGCAGGAacagtctttaatttttttagtgcCTTGGGGGAAGTGGCTTTTGCCTATGCTGGACACAACGTAGTTTTGGAGATTCAAGCAACAATTCCATCGACACCTGAGAAGCCATCCAAAGGGCCTATGTGGAGGGGAGTCGTCGTTGCCTACATTGTTGTGGCTTTGTGCTACTTCCCTGTCGCTTTAATTGGCTATTGGATGTATGGCAATTCAGTCGAAGACAACATCCTCATCTCTTTGCAGAAGCCAGTTTGGCTTATTGCGATGGCTAACTTGTTTGTTGTGGTTCATGTTATTGGGAGTTACCAG ATTTATGCAATGCCGGTTTTTGACATGATGGAAACCGTACTggtaaagaaattgaatttcaagCCAAGCATGATGCTTCGTTTTGTTGTGCGAAACATTTATGTCG CATTCACAATGTTCGTTGGCATTACATTCCCTTTCTTTGGCGGACTACTAGGATTTTTTGGTGGATTTGCTTTTGCCCCAACCACCTACTTT CTCCCCTGCATCATGTGGCTGGTTATCTACAAGCCAAGGAAGTACAGCTTATCTTGGTGGACTAACTGG ATCTGCATTGTCATTGGTGTTCTCTTGATGATTGTATCTCCCATTGGAGCATTGAGGCAAATAATTCTTGATGCCAAAGACTACGAGTTCTACTCTTAA
- the LOC8271790 gene encoding uncharacterized protein LOC8271790: MPPTYFPLRWESTGDQWWYASPIDWAAANGHYDLVRELLRIDNNHLIKLTSLRRIRRLETVWDDEEQFHDVAKCRSQVARKLFHECEAKKGKNSLIEAGYGGWLLYTAASAGDLSFVQELLERNSLLVFGEGEFGVTDILYAAARSKNSEVFRIVYDFAVSPRFLAARGGEFEEHIGEFPSLYKWEMINRAVHAAARGGNSTILRELLSNSTDVLAYRDKEGSTILHAAAARGQVEVVKELIASFDIINSTDRQGNTALHIAAYRGQSSVVEALIVASPTLISSTNNAGETFLHMAVSGLQTPAFKRLDRQIELMKQLIGGKTFDVADIINAKNNEGRSALHTAIIGNVHSDLVQLLMSAQSINVNVCDADGMTPLDLLKQGPHTASSDILIRQLISAGGIFGCQDYTARRAIASRLKMQGTGVSPGTSFRISDAEIFLYTGIEIASDASADRASEGMSSASAEHLDSINENRNSTTNRKSVSINNAAQQLKRVLHWPRLKGKKPERFSKSLDLSSAESCKKYSSSEEAPTPLRQKFMKPSALPNNKRTLSVRSNQSSPTAKKKFASGIMHGVIQAMPQITVPGRSRSSSFSKSSISSPSSLDKQKGIFIDTDAAGPSSSNQSFDDGTPNVVGKESSTTSNKKSRSQYFCFGASGLAVKNPVSRQRQSQSSNPPVISVA, from the exons ATGCCTCCCACTTATTTCCCCCTTCGATGGGAGAGCACTGGAGATCAATGGTGGTATGCTTCTCCCATTGATTGGGCAGCTGCTAATGGCCACTATGACTTGGTCAGGGAGCTCCTTAGGATCGATAACAACCACCTCATCAAGCTCACCTCTCTCAGGCGAATTCGTCGACTTGAGACTGTGTGGGATGATGAGGAACAGTTTCATGATGTTGCCAAGTGCCGCTCTCAAGTTGCTAGAAAGCTGTTTCATGAGTGTGAAGCCAAAAAAGGGAAAAACTCTCTCATCGAAGCTGGCTATGGTGGATGGCTTTTGTATACTGCTGCTTCAGCTGGAGATTTGAGTTTTGTTCAGGAACTGCTTGAGAGGAACTCTCTACTTGTTTTTGGTGAAGGAGAGTTTGGTGTTACTGATATACTTTATGCCGCCGCAAGAAGTAAGAATTCTGAGGTTTTCAGAATCGTTTATGATTTTGCTGTCTCTCCAAGGTTTCTGGCAGCGAGAGGTGGAGAGTTCGAGGAGCACATAGGAGAGTTTCCTTCTCTATACAAGTGGGAAATGATCAACAGGGCTGTTCATGCAGCTGCTAGAGGTGGGAATTCAACCATATTACGGGAGCTTCTTTCTAATAGTACAGATGTTTTGGCTTATAGGGATAAGGAGGGCTCAACTATTTTACATGCTGCTGCTGCCAGAGGGCAGGTTGAG GTTGTAAAAGAGCTCATAGCATCTTTTGATATCATCAATTCCACAGATCGTCAAGGCAATACAGCATTGCATATTGCTGCTTATAGGGGTCAATCATCTGTAGTTGAAGCTTTGATTGTTGCATCTCCCACGTTGATCTCTTCAACAAACAATGCTGGAGAAACATTTCTTCATATGGCTGTTTCCGGACTCCAAACTCCTGCCTTTAAAAGATTGGACCGCCAAATTGAGCTTATGAAACAGTTGATAGGTGGGAAAACTTTTGATGTGGCAGACATCATCAATgccaaaaataatgaaggacGGAGTGCACTACACACAGCAATCATTGGGAATGTTCACTCTGATCTGGTGCAGCTACTGATGTCTGCTCAATCAATAAATGTGAATGTCTGTGATGCAGATGGGATGACCCCACTTGATCTTCTTAAACAAGGGCCACATACTGCCTCATCGGATATTCTAATTAGGCAATTGATCTCAGCAGGTGGAATATTTGGTTGTCAAGATTATACTGCAAGAAGAGCCATTGCCTCCCGCTTGAAGATGCAAGGTACTGGAGTCAGTCCAGGAACATCATTCAGAATCTCCGATGCTGAAATATTCTTGTATACAGGAATTGAGATTGCATCTGATGCCAGTGCTGATCGAGCTAGTGAAGGAATGAGTTCAGCTTCTGCTGAACACCTTGACTCGATCAATGAGAACCGGAACTCAACAACTAATAGGAAGTCAGTTTCTATAAATAATGCAGCACAGCAATTGAAAAGAGTCCTCCACTGGCCCCGGCTGAAAGGGAAAAAGCCTGAAAGATTCAGCAAATCCTTGGATCTAAGTTCAGCAGAATCATGCAAGAAATACAGTAGCTCAGAAGAAGCTCCAACCCCACTTCGCCAGAAATTCATGAAGCCGTCAGCACTTCCTAACAACAAAAGAACACTTTCTGTTAGAAGTAATCAATCAAGTCCAACAGCGAAGAAGAAATTTGCTTCAGGCATAATGCATGGGGTTATACAGGCTATGCCCCAAATAACTGTTCCAGGTCGATCACGCTCCAGttcattttcaaaatcatCCATCTCTTCTCCTAGTTCGTTGGATAAACAGAAAGGTATATTCATTGACACTGATGCTGCGGGGCCATCTTCCTCCAATCAATCTTTTGATGATGGAACACCAAATGTAGTTGGCAAAGAAAGCTCCACCACGAGTAATAAAAAGTCAAGGAGCCAGTACTTCTGTTTCGGTGCATCGGGCTTGGCTGTGAAAAACCCAGTTAGCAGGCAGCGACAAAGCCAAAGTTCCAATCCTCCTGTTATCTCAGTGGCTTGA
- the LOC8271950 gene encoding 39S ribosomal protein L54, mitochondrial — translation MAMHCIKSLRGIVITKEAIRIVNQRTFATSKAKKGGKGGAAADAQKETLSKEVKSTTVVGANILKDGADPKILPDSDYPDWLWHLLDKRLPLSELRRKNIETLPYEDLKRFVKLDNRASIKENNSVKAKN, via the coding sequence ATGGCAATGCACTGCATCAAATCATTGAGAGGTATTGTGATCACTAAGGAGGCAATCAGAATAGTGAACCAGCGGACATTTGCTACCAGCAAAGCGAAAAAAGGAGGCAAAGGGGGAGCAGCAGCCGATGCACAAAAGGAAACACTTAGCAAAGAAGTTAAGTCTACCACTGTAGTTGGTGCCAACATTCTCAAGGATGGAGCAGATCCCAAGATCCTGCCAGATTCTGACTACCCTGATTGGTTGTGGCATCTGCTCGATAAACGTCTCCCATTGAGTGAACTTAGACGGAAAAATATTGAAACTCTCCCCTATGAGGATCTCAAACGCTTTGTCAAGCTAGACAACCGTGCAAGTATCAAGGAAAATAACTCTGTGAAGGCCAAGAACTAA